The following proteins come from a genomic window of Coffea arabica cultivar ET-39 chromosome 11c, Coffea Arabica ET-39 HiFi, whole genome shotgun sequence:
- the LOC113715893 gene encoding zinc finger BED domain-containing protein RICESLEEPER 2-like — MKDEGLASRTLRKAEDNEKLPKDDAVHTILCTKRVQGIGMPIIACYKGVDVGQAVEKYLLECRIDDIFTITVDIASSNDTIVSYLRGKFINWGKSVLEERWFHVRYVALIINLVVNDGLKKFGNSIDSISAAVRSKYVTCNTFFRDISGMNVVLNNMIERDNQEEAVMAFTMEEKCDKHWGKIEKMNMLIFVASILDPRIKFEYAEFVLIKMYRLHDGANIGSLAKEALVQLFSKYIKLIFPFEVNSPAFSSKFGVIDKGTMSSDMHAGKRIQDMSKEGFKKRKIETGFNGSKTELDKYFGKDCEDEEDDFNILTWWKVNSPRFPVLSKLAHDVLVVPASMVTSEATFNIGGRVLDPFRSSLTPKIVQTLICTQD, encoded by the exons ATGAAGGACGAGGGTTTAGCCTCCCGCACCTTAAGGAAGGCCGAGGATAATGAGAAACTCCCAAAAGATGACGCCGTCCACACCATCCTGTGCACCAAAAGAGTACAGGGGATCGGCATGCCCATCATAGCCTG TTATAAGGGTGTTGATGTTGGACAAGCTGTAGAGAAATATCTGCTTGAATGCAGAATTGATGATATTTTTACCATTACTGTAGATATTGCTAGCTCGAATGACACTATAGTTTCTTATTTGAGAGGAAAATTTATTAATTGGGGAAAATCTGTTTTGGAGGAAAGGTGGTTTCATGTTAGGTATGTTGCTCTTATAATAAATTTGGTAGTTAATGATGGTTTGAAAAAGTTTGGCAATTCTATTGATTCTATTAGTGCAGCTGTAAG GTCTAAGTATGTCACTTGCAATACTTTTTTTCGAGACATTAGTGGCATGAATGTAGTCTTGAACAATATGATAGAACGTGATAACCAAGAAGAGGCTGTCATGGCATTCACAATGGAAGAAAAATGTGATAAGCATTggggaaaaatagaaaaaatgaacATGCTTATTTTTGTTGCCTCCATTCTTGATCCACGTATTAAATTTGAGTATGCAGAGTTTgtgcttataaaaatgtatcGTCTGCATGATGGTGCAAACATAGGTTCACTTGCAAAAGAAGCTTTGGTGCAACTATTTTCTAAGTACATAAAACTCATCTTCCCTTTTGAAGTGAACTCCCCAGCTTTTTCAAGTAAATTTGGAGTAATTGATAAAGGTACAATGTCTAGTGATATGCATGCTGGGAAACGCATTCAAGACATGTCTAAAGAGGggtttaaaaaaagaaagatagaaaCTGGTTTCAATGGTTCAAAAACTGAATTGGATAAATATTTTGGTAAGGATTgtgaagatgaagaagatgactTTAATATTTTGACATGGTGGAAGGTGAATAGTCCTAGATTCCCTGTTCTTTCTAAATTAGCCCATGATGTGTTGGTTGTGCCTGCATCTATGGTTACTTCTGAAGCTACTTTTAACATAGGTGGAAGAGTCCTTGATCCATTTAGGAGTTCTTTAACACCTAAAATAGTGCAAACTTTGATTTGCACTCAAGATTGA
- the LOC113716904 gene encoding pectinesterase-like, producing MPPLKMGGIKNKTKLLQLTFAALLALLVLLALFSLVTNTNAVLQHPSPSHNTTTTTTSTTTTSKSSIHVHQHLQIAHSTCQDTFYPDLCVSTLATFPDLRQRTLPEIISGMVNSTVFEVRDSKQNCTRIRRKLQNLDPLDRRALEDCLQLLDDTVAQLKAAISDLSSNKSALQHYMDLQTLFSAAMTNQDTCLDGFAFSRRKYIREFIEGRLRKISHHVSNSLAMLKRVKKQQAAAGAVFQEEEGEFGTPVKSGAGFPTWLKKKDRALLQAPLNQTKVNLTVAKDGSGNFTTINDALQAAPNSSTTRFVIYIKAGAYYEYIEVESRKKMIMFLGDGIGKTVIKGNRSVGAGWTTFRSSTVAVVGDGFIARGITVENYAGPSQHQAVALRSGSDLSAFYQCSFIGYQDTLYVHSLRQFYRECDVYGTVDFIFGNAAVVFQLCNLYARRPNPNQQNLFTAQGREDPNQNTGISILNCKVAAAADLLPVLSSFRSYLGRPWREYSRTVYLLSNMESLIDPAGWLPWNGSFALSTLFYGEYKNRGPGSNTTARVKWPGYRVITNTTVASQFTVGNFIQGTAWLPNTGIPFYPNLTPS from the exons ATGCCACCACTCAAAATGGGCGGCATCAAAAACAAGACAAAGCTACTCCAGCTCACTTTCGCCGCTCTGCTGGCACTTCTTGTTCTGCTGGCCCTCTTCTCCCTTGtcacaaataccaacgcagtgcTACAACATCCATCACCATCAcataatactactactactactactagcaCCACCACCACCAGTAAAAGTAGTATTCACGTCCACCAACACCTTCAAATTGCTCACTCAACATGCCAGGACACCTTCTACCCAGACCTCTGCGTCTCCACTCTGGCCACATTCCCGGATCTTCGCCAGAGGACGCTCCCGGAGATCATTTCAGGCATGGTTAACTCCACCGTGTTCGAGGTCAGGGACTCCAAACAAAATTGCACCCGCATTCGCAGAAAGTTACAGAATCTGGACCCGCTGGACCGTCGAGCTCTGGAAGACTGCCTGCAGCTCCTGGACGACACCGTGGCTCAGCTGAAGGCCGCCATCTCCGATCTTTCCTCCAACAAATCTGCTCTCCAGCACTACATGGACCTGCAGACGCTCTTCAGCGCCGCAATGACCAATCAGGACACATGTCTAGATGGTTTCGCTTTCTCGAGGAGGAAGTACATCAGGGAGTTCATCGAGGGAAGGCTTCGCAAGATTTCCCACCACGTCAGCAATTCGCTAGCCATGCTTAAGAGAGTCAAGAAGCAGCAAGCAGCGGCAGGTGCAGTGTTCCAGGAGGAGGAGGGAGAGTTTGGGACGCCGGTGAAGAGTGGAGCTGGGTTCCCGACTTGGTTGAAGAAGAAGGACAGGGCATTGCTACAGGCGCCCCTGAACCAAACTAAAGTCAATCTGACAGTGGCCAAGGACGGCAGCGGCAACTTCACCACTATCAATGACGCGTTACAGGCGGCTCCAAACTCTAGCACCACCAGATTCGTGATTTACATAAAGGCCGGGGCCTACTACGAGTACATTGAGGTGGAAAGCAGGAAGAAAATGATCATGTTTTTGGGAGACGGCATCGGAAAGACAGTGATAAAGGGCAACCGGAGCGTGGGGGCAGGATGGACTACGTTCCGCTCTTCCACAGTCG CTGTGGTGGGAGATGGATTCATTGCCAGAGGGATCACCGTTGAAAACTACGCTGGACCTAGCCAACACCAAGCAGTGGCCCTGAGGAGTGGCTCAGATCTCTCAGCATTCTACCAATGCAGCTTCATCGGCTACCAGGACACGCTCTACGTGCATTCCCTTCGACAATTTTATAGGGAATGCGATGTGTATGGTACAGTCGACTTCATCTTCGGGAATGCCGCTGTTGTATTCCAACTTTGCAACCTTTATGCCCGGAGACCAAACCCAAACCAGCAAAACTTATTCACTGCCCAAGGAAGAGAGGATCCTAACCAAAATACTGGGATTTCGATCTTGAACTGCAAAGTTGCTGCAGCAGCAGATTTGCTTCCCGTCCTATCCTCATTTAGAAGCTATCTTGGTCGTCCGTGGAGAGAATATTCAAGAACTGTTTACCTTCTGTCAAACATGGAAAGCTTGATAGACCCTGCTGGATGGTTGCCGTGGAACGGTAGTTTTGCATTGTCAACCCTTTTCTATGGGGAGTATAAGAATAGAGGACCCGGTTCAAACACCACTGCCAGAGTAAAATGGCCTGGTTACAGGGTCATCACCAATACCACCGTTGCCAGTCAGTTTACGGTCGGAAATTTCATCCAGGGAACTGCATGGCTGCCTAATACTGGAATCCCATTTTATCCCAATTTGACACCCTCCTGA